A single genomic interval of Desulfovibrio sp. harbors:
- a CDS encoding sirohydrochlorin cobaltochelatase — MPRILSHVGLRPLLFVLLLLAALAVHGTSHATDAAPKEGILLVAFGTSVPEAQPAFKAVDAEFKKAFPGSPVVWAYTSQIIRKKLAEQGHPVGGISDGMAQLAKDGVKVVRVQSLHVLAGEEFTALERAVLLDVSKNPGRFEAVFMGRPLLESKPDAQELLAAILADTKGQRNKNTALVLMGHGQSHGRADLAFEGVRSVFKTADKNIHMATVEGARSFEDLLKELKAAKVKHVVIAPLMLVAGDHARNDLAGDEDDSWATQLKKAGIKVDTHIKGLGETPGTAAILVRHAKESTDDLTKEPKKP; from the coding sequence ATGCCGCGCATCCTGTCACACGTCGGGCTTCGCCCGCTGCTTTTTGTCCTGCTGCTGCTGGCGGCGCTTGCCGTGCACGGCACAAGCCACGCCACAGACGCCGCCCCCAAGGAAGGCATTTTGCTGGTGGCTTTCGGCACCAGCGTGCCCGAAGCCCAGCCCGCCTTCAAGGCTGTGGATGCGGAATTTAAAAAAGCCTTTCCCGGCTCGCCTGTGGTCTGGGCCTACACATCACAGATCATCCGTAAAAAGCTGGCCGAACAGGGGCATCCTGTGGGCGGCATCAGCGACGGCATGGCCCAGCTGGCCAAGGACGGCGTAAAGGTTGTGCGCGTGCAGTCCCTGCATGTTCTGGCCGGTGAAGAATTTACCGCCCTTGAACGGGCCGTGCTGCTTGACGTGAGCAAGAACCCCGGCCGCTTTGAGGCTGTTTTTATGGGCCGCCCCCTGCTTGAGTCCAAGCCCGACGCCCAGGAACTTCTGGCCGCCATCCTGGCCGACACCAAGGGCCAGCGCAACAAAAACACCGCCCTTGTGCTCATGGGCCACGGCCAGAGCCATGGCCGCGCAGACCTGGCCTTTGAAGGCGTGCGCTCGGTTTTCAAAACCGCTGACAAAAACATCCACATGGCCACGGTGGAAGGCGCACGCAGCTTTGAAGACCTGCTCAAGGAACTCAAGGCCGCCAAGGTCAAGCACGTTGTCATCGCCCCGCTCATGCTGGTGGCTGGCGACCATGCCCGCAACGACCTTGCAGGCGACGAGGACGACTCCTGGGCTACCCAGCTTAAAAAGGCCGGCATCAAGGTTGACACCCATATCAAGGGTCTTGGCGAAACCCCCGGCACTGCCGCCATTCTTGTGCGCCACGCCAAGGAAAGCACCGACGATTTGACCAAGGAACCCAAAAAGCCGTAA
- a CDS encoding helix-turn-helix transcriptional regulator produces the protein MPKQSRKISPPRPAAAPRRTARTPRAYAPDVEKINCRVAEAQAIFANAKRMAGMVARTLGPFCEVAVHDFSDLEHSIIHIEGSLTGRNVGAPATNMVTKAWRQGGDNVQDIIAYAATTPSGQTLKSSISFLRTSEGEVIGAVCIHFDLTDLERFQGVLHALLRFENAPGKEMSEAFPSCLGETSDAIIETAIRRAGKHPATMTREEKINFVRIMDEEGAFLIKGMVQYLAKAMRVSIYTVYNYMRQVKDDANRETSAN, from the coding sequence ATGCCCAAGCAAAGTCGCAAGATATCTCCACCGCGGCCCGCAGCCGCCCCCCGCCGAACCGCCAGAACCCCTCGCGCCTATGCGCCGGATGTGGAAAAAATCAACTGCCGCGTGGCGGAAGCCCAGGCCATCTTTGCCAACGCCAAACGCATGGCCGGCATGGTGGCCCGAACCCTGGGGCCTTTTTGCGAAGTGGCGGTACACGACTTCAGCGACCTTGAGCATTCCATCATCCACATCGAAGGTTCCCTTACAGGGCGCAATGTGGGCGCTCCGGCCACCAATATGGTCACCAAGGCGTGGCGTCAGGGCGGCGACAATGTACAGGACATCATAGCCTATGCCGCCACAACGCCCTCAGGGCAGACGCTCAAGTCATCCATCAGTTTTTTGCGCACCAGTGAGGGCGAGGTCATCGGGGCTGTGTGCATTCACTTTGACCTGACGGATCTGGAGCGCTTTCAGGGTGTTCTGCACGCCCTGCTGCGCTTTGAAAACGCCCCCGGCAAGGAGATGAGCGAGGCCTTCCCCTCCTGCCTTGGCGAAACCAGCGACGCCATCATCGAGACGGCCATACGGCGGGCGGGCAAGCATCCCGCCACCATGACCAGAGAAGAAAAAATCAATTTTGTGCGGATTATGGATGAAGAAGGGGCTTTTCTCATCAAGGGGATGGTGCAGTATCTGGCCAAGGCCATGCGCGTGTCCATTTACACCGTGTACAACTACATGCGGCAGGTCAAGGACGACGCCAACCGCGAAACCTCGGCAAACTGA
- a CDS encoding phenylacetate--CoA ligase has protein sequence MSYRFIPQLDDADIRRQQEEGLANTLARVWNSPQYGSKLRACGLKPGDQLGLDDLARLPTVDVDDLREGYPLPLLCVPPTDVVRIHASSGTTGKRKILAYTAADVDTFNLQMARCYELAGLTAEDRMQIAVGYGLWTAGVGFQGGSEKLGMLTVPVGPGNLEMHLQLLQDLETTCFGATASMALLLAEEVERADLGKKIKLRKMICGSEARSEKMRQTIESKLGLQGCYDIAGMTEMYGPGTAIDCDAHEGLHYWADLFIIEVLDPVTLQPVAEGEVGEMVVTSLRKEAVPLLRYRTHDLCRLLPGRCSCGLNMPRHDRILGRSDDMLIYRGVNIYPGQYMAVIGEFTELGGEYQVELTRDERGLDHLTLTVERAQGVGSGNDAALAQALEHRLHKAILARMQVVVVDYATLPRTFSKSRRVVDKR, from the coding sequence ATGTCCTACCGCTTCATTCCCCAGCTTGATGATGCAGATATCCGCCGCCAGCAGGAAGAAGGCTTGGCTAACACCCTGGCCCGCGTCTGGAATTCTCCCCAGTATGGCAGCAAGCTTCGCGCCTGTGGACTGAAGCCCGGCGACCAGCTTGGGCTGGACGACCTTGCCCGCCTGCCCACGGTGGACGTGGACGACCTGCGCGAGGGCTATCCCCTGCCCCTGCTCTGCGTTCCGCCCACCGACGTTGTGCGCATCCACGCCTCCAGCGGCACCACCGGCAAGCGTAAAATTCTGGCCTATACCGCTGCGGATGTGGACACATTCAATCTGCAGATGGCCCGCTGCTATGAACTGGCCGGGCTTACGGCTGAAGATCGCATGCAGATTGCCGTGGGCTATGGCCTCTGGACGGCGGGCGTGGGCTTTCAGGGCGGCAGCGAAAAGCTTGGCATGCTGACCGTGCCTGTGGGGCCGGGCAACCTTGAGATGCACCTGCAGCTTTTGCAAGACCTTGAAACTACCTGTTTTGGGGCCACGGCATCCATGGCCCTGCTGCTGGCCGAGGAAGTGGAGCGGGCGGATCTGGGCAAAAAAATCAAGCTGCGCAAGATGATCTGCGGTTCAGAAGCGCGCAGCGAAAAAATGCGTCAGACCATCGAAAGCAAGCTGGGACTTCAGGGCTGTTACGACATCGCGGGCATGACCGAAATGTACGGCCCCGGTACGGCCATTGACTGCGACGCGCACGAGGGCCTGCACTACTGGGCCGACCTCTTCATCATAGAAGTGCTTGATCCCGTCACCCTGCAGCCCGTTGCCGAAGGCGAAGTGGGTGAAATGGTGGTCACCAGCCTGCGCAAGGAGGCCGTGCCCCTGCTGCGCTACCGCACCCACGACCTGTGCCGCCTGCTGCCGGGCCGGTGTTCCTGCGGACTGAACATGCCCAGGCACGATCGCATCCTTGGCCGTTCCGACGACATGCTCATCTACCGGGGGGTCAACATTTACCCCGGTCAGTATATGGCCGTCATAGGCGAATTTACGGAACTCGGCGGTGAATACCAGGTGGAGCTCACCCGCGACGAGCGCGGCCTTGACCATCTGACCCTCACTGTAGAGCGCGCCCAGGGCGTTGGCAGCGGCAATGACGCCGCACTGGCGCAGGCTCTGGAACACCGGTTGCACAAGGCCATACTGGCCCGCATGCAGGTGGTTGTGGTGGACTATGCCACATTGCCGCGCACGTTCAGCAAGTCGCGTCGCGTTGTGGACAAGCGCTGA